In a single window of the Chionomys nivalis chromosome 11, mChiNiv1.1, whole genome shotgun sequence genome:
- the Armh1 gene encoding armadillo-like helical domain containing protein 1, protein MTSIKEQAAISRLLSFLQEWDNAGKGLRTQILTKFIEANEGKTGPELELEFSQGASLFLIRLTTWLRITYMTGLDLEKLLRSIGIFLSAVSSNRYLIEFLEIGGVLTLLEILGLEKIKEEDKKESIKLLQIIANTGRKYKELICESYGVRAIAEFLAKSKSEETQEEVQILLDALVHGNPKYQNQVYKGLIALLPCGSPKAQQLAMQTLRTAQAIIGATHPSIVDCVLKVLGTMHLEVQYEAIELIKDLIHYDVRLPLLRGLVALLIPPVKETSKLQAKIFTDSSVLQIATQLPVFLQQAAAAKTIGILARGDLKLAEELLHMRVVHSLMTAMGNTDHSNSQRLASLTLEYFVQLFPLVEEHVRKAMGEELYQLFLSNAEILYTKIDSIQADILAVNKVNVTKALHLCEGTTASCLNFCMGPGDLNDVEYVTHFEKLNSESKE, encoded by the exons ATGACTTCTATCAAGGAGCAGGCGGCAATCAGCCGCCTCCTGAGCTTTCTACAAGAGTGGGACAATGCAGGCAAAGGCCTGAGAACACAGATTCTTACCAAGTTCATCGAAGCCAACGAAGGGAAGACTGGCCCcgagctggagctggagttttcccagggagccAGCTTGTTCCTCATACGATTGACCACCTGGCTTAGAATCAC CTATATGACTGGCTTGGATCTAGAGAAGCTCCTGAGGTCCATTGGCATCTTCTTGTCTGCCGTGAGCAG CAATCGGTACCTAATAGAATTTCTTGAGATTGGAGGTGTCCTAACACTCTTGGAAATACTTGGCCTAGAGAAAATCAAGGAAGAGGACAAAAAGGAATCCATCAAACTACTTCAGATTATTGCAAATACCGGCAGGAAGTACAAGGAACTCATCTGTGAAAGCTACG GTGTGAGAGCCATAGCAGAATTTCTGGCAAAGTCTAAATCAGAAGAGACCCAGGAGGAAGTGCAGATTCTGCTGGATGCTCTGGTCCATGGTAACCCCAAGTACCAGAATCAAGTATATAAAGGTCTCATAGCTCTGCTGCCCTGTGGGTCCCCAAAAGCCCAGCAGCTGGCCATGCAGACTCTCAGGACTGCCCAG GCAATCATTGGAGCAACGCACCCCAGCATCGTGGACTGTGTGTTGAAGGTCCTGGGCACAATGCACCTGGAGGTCCAGTACGAAG CCATCGAGTTGATAAAGGACCTGATCCACTATGACGTGCGCTTGCCGCTGCTCAGAGGCCTTGTGGCACTGCTCATCCCACCAGTCAAGGAAACATCCAAACTGCAGGCCAAGATCTTCACTG ACTCTTCAGTGCTCCAGatcgccacccagctcccagtgtTCCTGCAGCAGGCCGCAGCCGCCAAGACCATTGG GATCCTGGCACGAGGTGACTTGAAACTGGCAGAGGAGCTGCTGCACATGCGCGTGGTCCACAGCCTCATGACGGCCATGGGCAATACCGACCACAGCAATAGCCAGAGACTGGCCAGTCTCACACTAGAG TACTTTGTGCAGCTGTTCCCATTGGTGGAGGAGCATGTCCGCAAGGCCATGGGGGAGGAACTCTACCAGCTCTTCCTT AGCAATGCCGAGATCTTGTACACAAAAATAGATAGCATTCAGGCGGACATCTTGGCAGTCAACAAAGTCAATGTTACCAAAG CCTTACACCTCTGTGAAGGCACCACCGCCAGCTGCCTCAACTTTTGCATGGGCCCCGGAGATTTGAACGATGTGGAATATGTCACCCATTTTGAGAAGCTCAATTCAGAATCCAAGGAGTGA